Proteins encoded in a region of the Planococcus shixiaomingii genome:
- a CDS encoding 3-hydroxyacyl-CoA dehydrogenase family protein → MEKISIIGAGTMGHSIALSAAWAGQQVKVYGINDQDLENADKSLTNKLKVMVDNDLFDTEKAHRIRENIRFSTRLEDVISGSTFVIEVIPEVLEMKREMYKKIEGLAGEDVVIASNTSGFKPSLLAEEMARPNRFVVTHFWNPGHLIPLVEVVKGKHTDEETVQRAMNVLTEMKKKPILLNKEIPGFIGNRLQYALFREAQALLDSGAATKEDIDAAVTYSIGRRLPVTGPLMTADMGGLDVFSAISNYLFEDLSTDQRSGETLSRLVEDKKLGDKSGAGFYEWEKSVSEQLNAEREQTLIHFLKNDLKADGEIAE, encoded by the coding sequence TTGGAAAAGATTTCGATCATTGGAGCGGGAACGATGGGCCATTCGATTGCGCTTTCAGCGGCATGGGCAGGGCAGCAAGTGAAAGTGTATGGCATAAACGACCAAGACCTTGAAAATGCCGACAAAAGTTTAACGAATAAACTTAAAGTGATGGTGGATAATGACTTGTTTGATACCGAAAAAGCGCATCGAATCCGCGAAAATATCCGTTTTTCTACTAGGCTTGAAGACGTAATTTCAGGTTCGACGTTCGTCATCGAAGTAATCCCGGAAGTGCTTGAAATGAAGCGGGAGATGTACAAGAAAATCGAAGGCTTGGCAGGAGAAGATGTCGTTATTGCGAGCAATACTTCCGGCTTTAAGCCCAGTTTACTGGCAGAAGAAATGGCTAGGCCCAATCGTTTTGTCGTGACGCATTTTTGGAACCCTGGGCATTTGATTCCACTGGTGGAAGTGGTTAAAGGCAAGCATACCGATGAAGAAACTGTCCAACGTGCAATGAATGTGTTAACAGAGATGAAGAAGAAACCGATTTTGTTGAATAAGGAAATTCCAGGGTTTATCGGCAATCGTCTCCAATATGCTTTGTTCCGGGAAGCGCAGGCGCTGTTAGATTCCGGTGCTGCCACTAAAGAAGACATCGACGCGGCGGTTACATACAGTATCGGCCGGCGTTTGCCGGTCACCGGACCGTTGATGACTGCTGATATGGGGGGATTGGATGTTTTTTCGGCCATATCAAATTATTTGTTTGAGGACTTGAGCACCGATCAGCGATCAGGTGAAACGTTGTCACGATTAGTTGAAGACAAGAAATTAGGCGATAAAAGCGGGGCAGGCTTCTATGAATGGGAAAAATCGGTTTCTGAGCAATTAAATGCAGAACGTGAGCAAACATTGATCCACTTCTTAAAAAACGATTTGAAAGCGGACGGAGAGATTGCAGAATGA
- a CDS encoding GntP family permease, whose product MLGMIGLFGGLALLIYLTMRGMNLLIAAPLTALLVAVFNGLPIFPQLAAEGAANFLTNYMTGFTGFIASWYLMFLTGAIFGKVMEDSGAADSVSKWIVSKIGMKRAALAVVIACAVLTYGGVSLFVVAFSVYPMALSLFKQANLPRRFIPAALAFGSTTFTMTSAGSPEIQNWIPIEFLGTTPYAGWEVSAIVAVFMMVFGYWWLKKMINKALNKGERFVARESDVTGEARKELPNPLLSMVPLLVVLIISFIFHDSLGTSALIIALSGGILATYLINRRYFRNIGQAFSEGALGAVIAIANTAAVVGFGGVVRSTPAFESAVGVMTSIPGSPLIGGALAVAIIAGLTGSSSGGQAIALPLLAPHYLEMGVNAEALHRTVSISSGSLDSLPQGGYVVTTIRSIAGETHKDAYPAFGALTVVVPFIGTILAVILFSFGLGI is encoded by the coding sequence ATGTTAGGCATGATAGGACTTTTTGGTGGATTGGCGTTATTGATTTATTTGACGATGAGAGGGATGAATCTGTTAATCGCTGCACCTCTCACAGCGTTATTGGTCGCGGTTTTTAACGGCTTGCCGATATTTCCGCAGTTGGCTGCTGAGGGGGCAGCCAACTTTTTAACCAATTATATGACTGGCTTCACCGGTTTTATCGCATCTTGGTATTTGATGTTCTTGACCGGGGCAATTTTCGGGAAAGTAATGGAAGACAGTGGAGCAGCTGACAGTGTATCAAAATGGATTGTTAGTAAAATTGGTATGAAACGAGCGGCTCTTGCAGTTGTTATCGCCTGTGCAGTCTTAACTTATGGCGGAGTAAGTTTGTTCGTTGTTGCATTTTCAGTTTATCCAATGGCGCTAAGCTTGTTCAAGCAAGCAAATCTTCCGAGAAGATTTATTCCGGCAGCGCTTGCCTTTGGTTCGACAACATTCACGATGACTTCAGCCGGATCACCGGAAATTCAAAACTGGATTCCGATTGAATTTTTGGGGACCACACCATATGCCGGCTGGGAAGTAAGTGCGATTGTAGCCGTCTTCATGATGGTTTTTGGCTATTGGTGGCTGAAGAAAATGATCAATAAAGCACTCAATAAAGGCGAACGATTTGTTGCAAGAGAATCGGATGTTACCGGCGAAGCCCGTAAAGAATTGCCGAATCCGCTTCTCAGCATGGTTCCTTTGCTTGTAGTTTTAATCATTTCGTTTATTTTCCACGATTCTCTTGGAACATCAGCGCTGATTATTGCGTTGAGCGGCGGTATTTTAGCTACTTATCTAATCAATAGAAGGTATTTCCGCAATATTGGCCAGGCATTTAGCGAAGGTGCTTTAGGAGCTGTCATTGCGATTGCCAATACGGCAGCGGTCGTTGGGTTCGGTGGTGTGGTCAGATCGACGCCTGCATTTGAATCCGCAGTAGGTGTGATGACCAGCATTCCTGGCAGCCCGTTGATCGGAGGAGCACTAGCAGTTGCCATCATCGCAGGGCTTACCGGCTCATCTTCGGGAGGGCAAGCAATTGCACTGCCTCTTTTAGCACCGCATTACCTTGAAATGGGCGTGAATGCGGAAGCGTTGCACAGAACCGTTTCAATTTCTTCCGGTTCACTCGATTCTTTGCCGCAAGGCGGGTATGTTGTCACGACGATACGCTCTATTGCGGGGGAAACCCATAAAGATGCATATCCTGCATTTGGAGCATTAACTGTAGTTGTACCGTTTATTGGGACTATTCTGGCCGTCATTCTATTCTCATTCGGCTTAGGCATATAA
- the hisD gene encoding histidinol dehydrogenase, translated as MMKVLKAGKSQEELNANDLKVSQIVADALKDVETRGNEAVRELSEKFDKWAPDAFRLTDVQINEIVSKVPDEVIEDIKFAQNNIRKFAEAQLASLNDVEVEHIPGVILGHKNIPVNSVGCYIPGGRYPMVASAHMSVLTAKVAGVKRVIACTPPINGEIPHATIAAMSLAGADEIYLLGGIQAMAAMAIGTETIEPVDMIVGPGNAFVAEAKRQLYGRVGIDLFAGPTETLVVADHTADAEMIATDLLGQGEHGPTSPGALITTSEQLAEETVKEIERQLETLPTADIARVSWNDYGQILLVDSIEEARIEADRLAFEHVEILTEDPNYFLENMTNYGCLFLGPETNVAYGDKVIGTNHTLPTKGAARYTGGLWVGKFIKTVTYQKVTTPEASAYIGEYAARLCQLENFAGHAEQALLRVRRYGNKQTTTK; from the coding sequence ATGATGAAAGTTTTAAAAGCTGGAAAATCACAAGAAGAATTGAACGCCAACGATTTGAAAGTGTCGCAAATTGTAGCAGATGCTTTAAAAGATGTAGAAACGAGAGGCAACGAAGCTGTTCGGGAATTATCCGAGAAATTTGATAAGTGGGCTCCAGATGCATTCCGTTTAACAGACGTGCAAATAAATGAAATCGTTTCCAAAGTTCCTGATGAAGTGATTGAGGATATCAAATTTGCTCAAAATAATATCCGGAAATTTGCTGAAGCCCAACTTGCTTCATTGAATGATGTGGAAGTGGAACATATTCCAGGCGTTATTCTTGGACATAAAAACATTCCGGTAAATAGTGTTGGCTGTTACATTCCAGGAGGGCGCTATCCAATGGTGGCATCCGCGCATATGAGTGTCCTGACGGCTAAAGTTGCTGGTGTTAAACGTGTAATCGCTTGCACTCCGCCGATTAACGGAGAAATTCCACATGCGACAATTGCTGCAATGTCATTGGCGGGTGCTGATGAAATTTATCTGCTTGGCGGAATACAAGCGATGGCAGCGATGGCAATAGGAACTGAAACAATTGAACCGGTGGATATGATTGTCGGTCCAGGCAATGCATTTGTAGCAGAAGCGAAACGTCAGCTTTATGGCCGTGTCGGCATTGACTTGTTTGCAGGACCGACTGAAACCCTGGTTGTGGCTGACCATACAGCAGATGCTGAAATGATTGCAACGGATCTTCTTGGGCAAGGAGAACATGGCCCGACTTCCCCGGGAGCTTTAATCACGACTTCAGAACAACTGGCCGAAGAAACGGTAAAAGAAATTGAGCGGCAGTTGGAAACATTGCCGACTGCTGATATAGCCCGCGTGTCATGGAACGATTATGGTCAAATTTTATTGGTTGATTCTATTGAGGAAGCCCGTATTGAAGCGGACCGCTTGGCATTTGAACACGTTGAAATTTTAACGGAAGACCCAAACTATTTCCTTGAAAACATGACCAACTATGGCTGTTTATTTTTAGGGCCAGAAACGAACGTTGCTTACGGAGACAAAGTCATCGGAACAAACCACACCTTGCCAACAAAAGGTGCAGCGCGTTATACAGGTGGACTTTGGGTTGGGAAATTTATTAAAACCGTTACTTATCAAAAAGTGACGACTCCGGAAGCGAGCGCATATATTGGTGAATATGCAGCGCGCCTTTGCCAATTGGAAAACTTTGCGGGACATGCAGAACAAGCGCTTCTTCGTGTAAGACGATATGGAAACAAACAAACAACAACAAAATAA
- a CDS encoding LacI family DNA-binding transcriptional regulator, with product MKETVTAKDVAKLAGVSQSSVSRVYFEGAKVSNKTREKVLTAAKELNYRPNEFARSLITNKTKIIGLVMKGVQNPFYPQVLKQFTIAFKQYGYSVLFIHTNNEEIQSEDVETLLNYNVAGVVITDAIMSLKVAEAFKQNKIPLVFFNRKLDNIDFYSVCCNNLNASRHIAEYLLSKGATNFVYISGNSNASTSLEREKGFSEILKHRNVAYRRYSSDYTYKGGYDTANKIIAEKNMPSAIFAANDIMAFGVMDALRENELKIPADLRIVGFDNIEMASWPAYQLTTWEQPIEKMVETTVDYLLNEIDVYTGLAKAVEIEGVLIERKST from the coding sequence ATGAAAGAAACGGTTACTGCGAAAGATGTAGCGAAACTTGCGGGTGTTTCACAGTCCTCGGTTTCGAGGGTTTATTTTGAAGGAGCTAAAGTTTCCAATAAAACGCGTGAGAAGGTTTTAACAGCTGCGAAGGAGCTAAATTACCGGCCAAACGAATTTGCTCGGAGTTTGATCACGAACAAGACAAAAATCATCGGTTTAGTAATGAAAGGTGTACAAAATCCGTTTTATCCTCAAGTACTAAAGCAATTTACGATAGCTTTTAAACAATATGGCTATAGCGTATTGTTTATTCATACAAACAATGAGGAAATCCAAAGCGAAGATGTGGAAACATTATTAAATTACAATGTCGCAGGAGTCGTTATTACAGATGCCATCATGTCACTGAAAGTGGCAGAAGCTTTCAAGCAAAATAAAATCCCGTTAGTTTTTTTCAATCGCAAACTGGACAATATCGACTTTTACTCTGTTTGCTGCAATAACTTGAATGCAAGCCGGCATATCGCAGAGTATCTTCTTTCCAAAGGGGCAACGAATTTTGTTTATATTTCTGGTAATAGCAATGCATCTACCAGTCTGGAACGGGAGAAAGGCTTTAGTGAAATCCTTAAGCATCGGAATGTTGCATACCGCCGATATTCTTCAGATTACACATACAAGGGCGGCTACGATACCGCTAATAAAATAATTGCCGAAAAAAATATGCCTTCCGCTATTTTTGCAGCAAATGATATTATGGCATTTGGCGTAATGGACGCTCTCCGTGAAAATGAACTGAAAATTCCAGCTGATTTAAGGATTGTTGGTTTTGATAATATTGAGATGGCTTCTTGGCCTGCATACCAACTAACGACTTGGGAACAGCCGATAGAAAAAATGGTGGAAACTACAGTAGATTATTTGCTTAACGAAATTGATGTGTACACCGGACTGGCAAAGGCAGTAGAAATCGAAGGAGTATTAATTGAACGGAAATCAACTTAA
- a CDS encoding sugar transferase: MYEISKRIFDLCISLVALTLLIPLFIAIALIIKLDSQGPVLFRQKRIGKGGKIFEIYKFRTMQIHTPDISTEKLSNLKAYVTRSGKWLRKTSLDELPQLMNILCGEMSFVGPRPALYNQHELIRMREEMGVNELVPGLTGFAQVKGRDFISDFEKVAFDAYYARNRDFQFDMKVLFWTVRCVLRAEGVRIDFE; the protein is encoded by the coding sequence ATGTACGAAATCTCAAAGCGAATATTCGATCTGTGCATATCACTAGTTGCCCTTACTCTTCTCATTCCACTATTTATAGCCATTGCTTTAATTATAAAACTAGATTCTCAAGGCCCCGTCTTGTTCCGGCAAAAACGAATTGGCAAAGGCGGTAAAATATTTGAAATTTACAAGTTCCGAACCATGCAAATCCATACGCCTGATATATCAACTGAAAAACTTTCAAATTTAAAAGCTTACGTTACCCGTTCTGGCAAATGGCTGCGAAAAACAAGCTTGGACGAGTTGCCTCAACTTATGAATATTTTGTGCGGTGAAATGTCTTTTGTAGGCCCGCGTCCTGCGCTTTACAATCAACATGAACTTATCCGTATGCGGGAAGAAATGGGAGTAAACGAATTGGTTCCAGGCCTTACAGGATTTGCTCAAGTAAAAGGCCGTGATTTTATTTCTGATTTTGAAAAAGTGGCTTTTGACGCGTACTATGCCAGAAACAGAGATTTTCAATTTGATATGAAAGTTCTCTTTTGGACCGTCAGATGTGTTCTTAGAGCAGAAGGTGTTCGCATTGATTTTGAATAA
- a CDS encoding aminotransferase class I/II-fold pyridoxal phosphate-dependent enzyme — translation MKILPMGQKPLYVPYRKEKEYVSLSIPHMTGKEMDYINEAFDTNWIAPVGPNVNNFEQELAAYVGVKGGAALSSGTAAIHLSLQLLGIGTGDIVFCSTLTFVASANPILYVGAEPVFIDSEEETWNMSPIALRKAFQATAEKGKLPKAVIVVNIYGQSAKMDELLAICNEYEVPIIEDAAESLGSTYKGRKSGTLGKFGVFSFNGNKIITTSGGGMLVSNDLKAIENTRFLASQAKDPAPHYEHSRVGFNYRMSNILAGIGRAQLQAIEDRVTARRKVYENYEEGLSCVSAIDFQPELKETSSNRWLSVMTINPCLSSLTPSDIKFALCAENIETRHVWKPLHQQPIFKDCLFFTAGDEKPVSEELFEQGLCLPSSSSLSKVQQDRVINNIKNLFS, via the coding sequence ATGAAAATATTGCCGATGGGCCAAAAACCACTATATGTGCCTTATAGAAAAGAAAAAGAATATGTTTCTTTATCAATTCCTCATATGACAGGAAAAGAAATGGATTATATTAATGAAGCTTTTGATACAAACTGGATTGCTCCTGTTGGGCCGAACGTCAATAACTTTGAACAAGAACTTGCGGCATACGTCGGCGTAAAAGGAGGGGCAGCACTTTCGTCAGGGACGGCAGCTATCCATCTATCTTTACAACTTCTTGGCATTGGGACAGGAGATATAGTATTTTGTTCAACGTTAACTTTTGTAGCAAGTGCCAACCCAATTCTTTATGTCGGAGCAGAGCCGGTATTCATAGATTCTGAAGAAGAGACGTGGAACATGTCGCCAATAGCTTTGCGGAAAGCTTTTCAAGCAACTGCGGAAAAAGGAAAACTGCCAAAAGCAGTTATTGTCGTAAATATATACGGGCAAAGCGCAAAAATGGATGAATTGCTGGCAATTTGTAATGAGTATGAAGTGCCGATCATTGAAGATGCAGCAGAGTCATTAGGATCAACATACAAAGGGCGGAAAAGCGGAACCTTAGGGAAATTCGGAGTGTTTTCTTTCAATGGAAATAAAATTATTACGACATCAGGCGGGGGAATGCTCGTTTCAAATGATTTAAAAGCCATTGAAAATACTCGTTTTCTAGCATCTCAAGCGAAGGACCCAGCTCCACATTATGAGCATAGCAGAGTGGGTTTCAATTATCGAATGAGCAATATTTTGGCGGGAATCGGAAGAGCGCAGTTACAGGCTATTGAGGACCGGGTTACAGCAAGAAGGAAAGTATATGAAAATTACGAAGAAGGGTTAAGTTGCGTTTCGGCCATTGATTTTCAGCCGGAACTAAAAGAAACTTCTTCCAATAGATGGTTGTCCGTTATGACAATAAATCCTTGTTTGTCTTCTTTAACCCCGAGCGATATAAAATTTGCACTATGTGCAGAGAATATTGAAACGCGCCATGTATGGAAACCATTGCACCAACAGCCCATTTTCAAGGATTGTTTGTTTTTTACAGCGGGAGATGAAAAACCGGTTAGTGAAGAGTTGTTTGAACAGGGGTTATGCCTTCCTTCAAGTTCGAGTTTAAGTAAGGTGCAGCAAGATCGAGTAATAAACAATATAAAAAATCTATTCTCCTAA
- a CDS encoding polysaccharide biosynthesis protein: protein MTIKKRIISLFFIDSVIILSSIYACYLFLNPFVNVLTDDLLFVSTITLFIAHHSFAWHYGFYRKVWTYASVDELKSIVKAVSLTIFVASIMQFAYSGDLYVRTLILSWMLLILLLGSSRLSLRVFNERSNKRKSIQASRTMVIGAGQAGRMIAQQMKQNPLWGKNPVIFVDDNKTKWRLEIYGIEVVGAIENIPELVLKYQIEEIVIAIPSLSKKEMANLTKLCINTGVKTQTIPRLEDLISGKITVNDIRDVKIEDLLGREEVKLDMEMIEEKLMRKTIMVTGAGGSIGSELCRQISVLNPARILLLGHGENSIYTIDMELRGKGLNGTEIIPIIADVQDRERIFEVIETYKPDIIYHAAAHKHVPLMEANPLEAVKNNVYGTKNVAEAADKYNVGNFVLISTDKAVNPPNIMGASKRFAEMIIQNLAITSETTFAAVRFGNVLGSRGSVVPLFKAQIAKGGPVTVTDPEMTRYFMTIPEASRLVIQAGLLANGGEVFVLDMGEPVKIVDLARNMIKLSGYEERDIKIQFTGMRPGEKMYEELLDASEIQSEKIFPKIYIGKSTPISVGEMNIILKNLPYMSEKEIKDKLLSLANRKTKKIETEKEEWQKNWKQEGEFA from the coding sequence TTGACTATAAAGAAAAGAATTATTTCACTATTCTTCATTGACTCGGTAATTATCCTGTCTTCCATTTATGCTTGTTATTTGTTTTTAAATCCATTTGTTAATGTACTGACAGACGATTTGCTTTTTGTCAGTACAATTACACTTTTTATTGCCCATCATTCTTTTGCTTGGCATTATGGCTTTTATCGAAAAGTGTGGACGTATGCTTCGGTCGATGAATTAAAATCGATTGTAAAAGCGGTTTCGCTAACTATATTTGTTGCTTCGATAATGCAATTTGCTTACTCAGGAGACTTGTATGTTAGAACCTTGATACTTTCGTGGATGCTGCTCATCTTATTGCTAGGATCATCAAGATTATCATTACGCGTTTTTAATGAGAGGTCGAACAAGCGCAAAAGCATACAGGCGAGCAGAACTATGGTAATTGGAGCGGGTCAAGCCGGAAGAATGATTGCACAACAAATGAAACAAAATCCTCTTTGGGGTAAAAACCCTGTAATTTTTGTGGATGATAATAAAACAAAATGGAGACTGGAAATATACGGAATTGAAGTTGTCGGAGCAATTGAGAATATTCCTGAACTAGTACTCAAATATCAAATTGAAGAAATTGTGATTGCCATTCCCTCCTTATCGAAAAAAGAGATGGCAAACCTAACTAAGCTTTGCATCAACACAGGTGTTAAAACCCAGACTATTCCACGGCTTGAAGACTTAATATCAGGAAAAATTACCGTTAATGATATTAGGGATGTCAAAATCGAGGATTTGCTTGGCCGTGAGGAAGTAAAACTCGATATGGAAATGATAGAAGAGAAGTTAATGCGGAAAACTATTATGGTGACAGGAGCCGGAGGATCAATAGGTTCGGAGTTATGCAGGCAAATAAGTGTTTTAAACCCCGCGAGAATTTTATTGCTTGGGCATGGAGAGAACTCGATCTACACCATTGATATGGAACTGCGCGGAAAAGGGCTGAACGGAACAGAAATCATCCCTATCATTGCTGATGTCCAAGATCGTGAACGTATTTTTGAAGTTATAGAAACTTACAAACCAGATATTATTTATCATGCAGCCGCACACAAACATGTTCCTCTTATGGAAGCAAACCCCTTAGAAGCTGTGAAGAATAATGTTTACGGAACGAAAAATGTGGCGGAAGCTGCAGACAAATATAACGTAGGGAACTTTGTCCTCATATCGACCGATAAAGCGGTAAACCCTCCTAATATTATGGGAGCTTCAAAACGTTTTGCTGAAATGATCATTCAAAACTTAGCCATAACAAGTGAAACAACGTTTGCAGCGGTTCGTTTTGGCAATGTTCTTGGTTCAAGAGGAAGCGTAGTTCCATTGTTTAAAGCACAAATTGCAAAAGGCGGTCCCGTAACGGTGACGGATCCAGAGATGACGCGATACTTTATGACCATTCCCGAAGCTTCTCGTTTAGTAATCCAAGCCGGGCTTCTGGCAAATGGAGGAGAAGTATTTGTGCTGGACATGGGCGAACCGGTTAAAATTGTCGATTTGGCCCGCAATATGATTAAACTTTCCGGTTATGAGGAGAGGGATATTAAAATCCAATTTACCGGTATGCGCCCTGGAGAGAAAATGTACGAAGAACTTCTCGATGCGAGTGAAATTCAATCTGAGAAAATTTTTCCGAAAATATATATTGGCAAGTCAACGCCAATCAGCGTCGGGGAGATGAATATCATACTGAAGAATCTGCCGTACATGTCAGAAAAAGAAATAAAAGATAAACTGCTCAGTTTAGCAAACAGAAAAACCAAGAAAATCGAAACAGAAAAAGAAGAGTGGCAGAAAAATTGGAAACAGGAAGGGGAGTTCGCATAG
- a CDS encoding CpsD/CapB family tyrosine-protein kinase, with amino-acid sequence MLKKIKSNRSVPRKLVVRTNSNSVITEQYRTIRSNINFSLPSEDMKTILFTSPSKEEGKSTTSSNMAIVYAESGKRVLLVDADMRRPTLHHTFKMSNRLGLSNLLIKKGRLQDTVKKSGIPGLDLLMCGQIPANPAELLDSEAMDGLMNLMKEKYDLIIFDSPPILAVTDSKILANKCDGTVLVVNTGKTEKENVIKARDALTTAKAFIIGTVLNNYQVSKKDDYYQSYTS; translated from the coding sequence ATGTTGAAAAAGATAAAATCCAATCGGTCAGTACCACGAAAATTGGTGGTACGTACTAATTCAAATTCGGTCATAACTGAACAATACCGGACTATCCGGAGCAATATTAATTTTTCTCTGCCAAGCGAGGATATGAAAACCATACTCTTTACATCACCTTCAAAAGAGGAAGGGAAATCCACTACTTCTTCTAATATGGCAATTGTTTATGCAGAATCCGGAAAACGAGTATTGCTTGTTGATGCAGATATGCGGCGTCCAACATTACATCATACATTTAAAATGAGCAATAGACTTGGATTATCCAATCTGCTGATAAAAAAAGGCAGACTGCAAGATACGGTAAAGAAAAGCGGAATACCTGGGCTGGATCTCTTAATGTGTGGGCAAATTCCGGCAAATCCAGCAGAACTTCTCGATTCTGAAGCAATGGACGGGCTTATGAATTTAATGAAGGAAAAGTACGATCTAATTATATTCGACTCTCCTCCGATTTTGGCGGTAACTGATTCGAAAATCTTAGCCAATAAATGTGATGGAACTGTTTTAGTGGTGAATACAGGAAAAACTGAAAAAGAAAATGTTATTAAAGCACGAGATGCATTGACTACAGCTAAGGCTTTTATTATTGGCACTGTATTGAATAACTACCAAGTAAGCAAAAAAGATGATTACTATCAAAGCTACACCAGCTGA
- a CDS encoding YveK family protein — protein sequence MESTFNIKETLRNFKRRLPMILIMTLLFIVLSGVVSYTLMKPIYQASTQILINQNGSTAEFNTQNIDANIQLISTYNVIIKSPAILSGVIEELKLNETVKTLNEQITVSSTEDSQVVTIDVEDPSMERAVLIANTTASVFKEEIQNLMKVDNVNILAAAEMPVTPEPIKPDPLLNMAIGAVVGFMLGAGLSILLDQLNTTIRTEEDIEEIPGLQVLGIVSPVKDDKKAKKPSVYIQKREMMENVEKDKIQSVSTTKIGGTY from the coding sequence ATGGAAAGTACATTCAATATCAAAGAAACTTTAAGGAATTTTAAGAGAAGACTTCCTATGATACTTATTATGACATTGCTATTCATAGTACTGAGCGGAGTCGTAAGTTATACCTTAATGAAACCGATTTATCAAGCTTCCACTCAAATTCTGATCAATCAAAATGGAAGCACTGCGGAATTCAATACACAGAATATTGATGCCAATATTCAATTGATAAGCACCTATAACGTCATCATTAAAAGCCCGGCAATTCTGAGCGGAGTAATTGAAGAACTTAAGTTGAATGAAACTGTAAAAACATTAAATGAGCAAATTACGGTAAGCAGTACAGAAGATTCACAAGTAGTTACAATCGATGTTGAAGATCCTTCCATGGAAAGAGCGGTTCTCATAGCTAATACAACAGCATCGGTTTTTAAAGAAGAAATTCAGAATTTGATGAAAGTGGATAATGTGAATATTCTAGCTGCAGCGGAAATGCCGGTAACCCCTGAACCAATAAAGCCTGATCCATTATTGAATATGGCTATAGGAGCGGTTGTAGGATTTATGTTAGGCGCTGGCCTTTCCATCTTATTAGATCAATTGAACACCACAATACGGACCGAGGAAGATATTGAAGAAATTCCTGGTTTGCAAGTTCTCGGGATTGTGAGTCCTGTTAAAGACGATAAAAAGGCAAAAAAACCAAGCGTATATATTCAAAAAAGGGAGATGATGGAAAATGTTGAAAAAGATAAAATCCAATCGGTCAGTACCACGAAAATTGGTGGTACGTACTAA
- a CDS encoding DUF4870 domain-containing protein, protein MAENHLELFKDKPSSNFEKQTVFKGPEEHTNLKSSGMSLGLTENIVAAFAYLFGFVSGSIILLFERENRFVRFHALQSIYISIVFITLLSLFERIPVIGWMSGVILSSIGLVLWIILMLNAYDGKNSKIFFISELAENSSFNKFSKEIRNK, encoded by the coding sequence ATGGCAGAAAATCATTTGGAATTATTCAAGGACAAGCCAAGCAGCAATTTTGAAAAACAAACTGTTTTTAAAGGGCCTGAAGAACATACCAATCTAAAATCTTCAGGAATGTCTTTAGGCCTTACAGAAAACATTGTTGCGGCATTTGCTTATTTGTTCGGTTTTGTTTCTGGTTCCATCATTCTCTTGTTCGAAAGGGAAAACCGCTTTGTTAGGTTTCATGCGCTTCAATCAATTTACATTTCAATTGTCTTTATTACTTTGCTTTCACTGTTCGAAAGAATACCGGTGATCGGCTGGATGTCTGGAGTCATTCTATCCTCAATAGGCTTAGTTCTATGGATTATTCTGATGCTGAATGCTTATGACGGAAAGAACTCAAAAATTTTTTTCATCAGTGAACTAGCTGAAAACAGCTCTTTTAATAAATTTTCAAAAGAAATTCGTAACAAATAA